Within the Chlamydiota bacterium genome, the region TCAAGTATGCTAGAGTTTTTTTCAATGCGTTCATTATAAATTAATGGCATATACGTTCCGCTTCTATATTCTATTATTCTCGTATGGATTGGTTTAGAGGTTCGAATACGTACATCAGCCCCTGCTTCTAAAAGCTGCTTAATGATAGTGAATTTTTTTTCAAATACTGCGAGAAATAAAGGAGTTAATGACGATTTGTTTTTTGCATTTATGTTTGCTTTTGATTGTATTAAGAGTTTAACTAGAGAAAATGTTCCACTCTTTGCAGCTATGTGTAATGAGGTATTTCCTTCATTATTAGCAGCGTTTAGATTTGCTTTTGCATCGATTAATATTTGTACAAGTTCAATTCTATTTGGAATATGATAGTCATCTATGACTTCGAGAAGGGGAGTATTTCCTTTAAAATCGGTTTTTTCAATATCTATACCTGCTTTTATAAGGGTTTTAAGCATATCAGTGCGTCCCCTTTTCACAGCAAGATATATTAAACTTTCCCCTATTTTATTAGTAATGTTTAGATTTGCTTTTGAATTCACTAGTATTTGTATGCATTCATGTCCAAATTGAAAGGTATTTATAGCTTTTATAAGGGGAGTATTCCCTTTAAGATCGGTTTTTTCAATATTTGCACCTACTTTTAGCAGCGCTTTAAGTGCTTCAATATTTTCATGCTCTACAGCAAAATGTATTGCTGTTTGATTCGTTTCATTAGCAACTTCAACATCTATTCCTAGCTCAATGTATTTAAGTATTCTATGTAAATTGCCGACTTTTGCAGACTGCAGCCAATCATCAATGTTATTCTTATCTACAGTCCCGTTGAAAAACCAATCTATGAAATCATCAAAAGAACTTGCAAAAGAATTTACACGAATTAAAATAGAAATCGTCTTTTCTTTTAGGCTGTTAAAAGAAAGATCATTGAGTCCTGCATTTTTTAATATTTGAGATCCCCAACGATTTGTTGATTCTGAATCCTTATCAGTCGAAATATTTTCTGTTTCTAAAGAAGCATGATTTAAATTTGAACAACGCTCTACCATAAAAACATTATAAATAATTAAAAATATCAATGCTTTTTGTGATCGTACATTAAAAATTTAATTTTTAATTATTGATGGTTGAAAAAAGATATTTGGTATGCTAAGATGCTTTTTTAATAGTAGGTGCTTATCAATGCCATTAGATATATTGCAATATTTTTCTAGTTATGTACTATCAGATCGCTATTTGAGATTTTTCCCTAAAAATATGTGTCCTTGGTCTTCAGCGGTCGCTAAATCATTGAGAAATTATAGCATGATAGGGATCTTTATGCAGATTATAGATCCTTGTAAGGTGAATTATAATAGGATTAATAGCCAACAAATCGTGGTCATTTCAATCCCACTTCTTATGCAAGTTATTAAGGGAGCGCTTTCTCAAGTGCATCTTGAAAAAGTTAGAAATGGAATTGAAACATATGAAGAAAAAATTAATCTAGTGATTAAAGCAGTTTTTTATACTTATGTTATTTTTCAATGTATAAAGCAACCAAATATGAATCGTGTTATTGGCAGTGGTATTTTAATAGGTCATATTATATTGGAACATACATCAATATCTTCTCTTCATCCTGAACAATATTATAACTTAGATAAAATCCTTTTTGTATTAAATGCATTGTCTTCTGTTGTTAATTATAAGGAAAATCCTTTTAGTCTTGTTGCATTATTAGGTTTTTGTGTTGTTGTGGGATCTGAGTTTACAAATCCAAAATCAAATTTAAGAATATTGTATCATGCAAGATTTAGCGATTTCCGAAGTCACGGATTACATTATGATTTATGTAGACTAGCACATAATGAACAAGGTGATTTTTTAAGAAAAAAAACAGGACTAGAAATTGACTTAGAAAAATTCTATGGAACAAAAGAACAAATTGAGTTAGCACAATTAAAAAGAAAAATCATACAATTGTATTCATTGTTCCCAGAATTACAACGTGATATTCAATCTTTTGCAAAAAAAGCTAATTTAGAAATAGCGGACGTAGATTTTCAACTCTATAGGTTCATTGGATTATTGAAACAGAAGAGAATGGCTGAGGTTTTAACAACTTGTTTTCAAGACTTATGTCCAGAGTTGAAAAAAAGCCAACTTAATAATTTAGAAGTTTTAGTTGATATTGTTAATAATCAAACATTTAGATGGAATTCTAGATTGGAAGCATTAATAGAGATGACTTGTTTAATTCCGGACTTACGTTTAGAAGGATATCTTGGCGGAGTCGATAAAAGACGAGTCGCAAGAGGACGGCGATTTATTGACAATCTTCCAGGTACTTATAAATCTCTGCAAGAGCAGCGACAATCTAAGTATAATTTTTATAGAGGTTCTATAGTTAAAAGAGGTTATTTAAGTGTTTTTCCTTCAGGAATTTCAGAAGTGGGGTTATATTTTCTGAGAAAGGTTTTAAAAAATTCTTCAATTGATGTTCAGATTTTTTTAAATCAATTAGATTTTGTCTCTCAATTCGAATTAAGTATTGGTTCATTGAAAATTGTTGATGGAAAGTTATGTTTAAATGAAATCAACCCTCGTTTAATCAAACCAGATTTAGAATTAGAACCGCTAATTAAGATAATTGATTTCTTCTTGAAATTCGTGAATCGTCTAATATCACATGATGTGATAATGCGCGGTAGTATTCTTTCTGACGATGAGTTAGTGGGTTGCATTGTATTGGGGGCTAAATTTAGATTAAAATTAGAAAATATATTGTCAAAAAACGATTTATATCGATACCAACAAGCCAAAAAATTTTTAGATTTAGAATCTCCTATCTTTGAAACAGATGCTTATTTTTTAGAATTAGTTTTTCGAGGTCGAGAAGATAATGTTCAATTTTATTCAGATCGATTGGCTTTTGTTAATGAATTACAAAAGATCTGTAAAGTGGAAGTTATTGAAGGTAAATTATCTGTAACAGAGTCTTCCCATCCATCTGTCCGCACAATTGTGGCATTTTTTAATGAAAATCCAAATGATTTTCCTTTAGTTACTGGTTTTCCTCGAGTTATGAATCGTGACGGTATATTAATGTTGGAAGCTTGTGTGCAATTAGCAAGTAGGTCTGAAGAATTGGAATCAAAAATAAAAGCTATGCTTTCAGAAGATTATTTAGATCGATATCAAAAAGGCAGAGAATTTTTAGCTAGAAGAACTTCTGATTCAGGGATTTCGGAAATTGATTTCTATTTTTTAAGAGTAGTTTTACAATTCTTAGCAAGCGATGTTGATATTTATTTAAATCAATGTGCTTTTATTGATGAATTACAAAAGATCAGTAAAGTGGAAGTTGTAGAGGGTAAATTATCTTCTTCCCATCCATCTGCCCGCTCAATTATGACATTTTTTAATGAGAATCCAGATGATTTTCCTCCAGTTACGGATCGTGACAGTATATTAATGTTGGAAGCTTGTGTGCAATTAGCAAGTAGGTCTGAAGAATTGGAATCAAAAATAGAAGCTATGCTTTCAGAAGATTATTTAGATCGATATCGAAGCGCTAGAAAATTTTTAGCTAGAAGAACTTCTGATTCAGAAACTCCTGAAATGGACGTTTCTTTTTTAAGATTAACTTTAGAAGATTCAGAATTTGCTTTAAGAGTCTCTTTGCAAAATTACCTTAATAATTTTGATGAGATTTCTTTGGTTAAACAGTTGGATCGTTTATGCAATGAAATGAGAAAAAAAGGACAACACGTTATCCTTTGTGAAGAAGTTTTAGGATATATTAGAAATTATCAAGGTGTAGCATTTGTACCAAGTAGTCCACGTCAAGCAGTTCAACTAGTTAAAACATTGATACAATTAAGCATTCATTCTGAAGATATTTCAAAAATAGTAGAATCTTTAATTCCTGTTAGATATCGCAATAATATCTCAAAAGCAAAGCAATTTCTTGTAATGAAAAATAAATTTTGTGAAGCATATGATGCATTAAAAAACGGGAATTTTATGGGCAATTTCCGTGATTATAGAAGTTTGGATAGATTTAGAACTCAACAAAAAATGGAAAAAGAAAATCATCAATCTTTTGAAGTTGTTTTAAGATGCTTTGAGTATATTGTGGAACAAATTATTGAAACAGGAGAATATCTAAATTCATCTTCTGTACAAAATATTCACTTTGGAAATTGGGCTTTATTTATCCATTTTGTTTATAATCTTGCAGGATATTTACAACATTCTCCAGATATGTCAGAGCTTTCATCTCCTGAAAAAGTTTGTGAGTATTTTCGAGTACCTTTGTTTGTTCGTGATTATATTAAGTTTAAGCAAGATAGCACTGTAACCTTAGAAAAAACGATACGAGAGTTTTTTGAGAACATGGATGAGTCTTATATAAAGCAATTAAATGAGACCGTATTAAAGATAAGAGGTGTACAGGAACAATTGAAAAAAGACGAAGAAAGCGTGGATAATATGGATTGTATAGAAGCCGTTATCAATGCTCTATATGGGTGGGAGAATCATGTAGAAAAAATCGCAACAGGTCTTATGATTTTATTAGAAAAAGAGCCTTCTCTTGAAGCAACTTTTAAAGATTTAAAATGGTCTCTTGAAAAGAGATTTGATATGTGTCTTCCTTGTTTGGGTCCTTTAAAAATGGATGCTACTACAAAGACAAAAGTACTTGAAGGCGTCCTTAACCTTAGTGAGGATTCTTATCATTTAAAAGCGGGAATTTCTCATTTTGATGTGCAACCTTGTAAGCCTGAAGATTCAAATTTGCTTATAAAATGGTTTAAAGAGATTGATTGGTTTCTGCATCAGCCTTTAGTGATGAGTCATGCGGGGGGAGGAAAGAATGCTCAGGGAGAATATGCACGAAAGTTTGAAGAGGCTTTAGAATATGTTGAAAAAGGGCTTAGTGATTTAATTCTGAAAATAGAAAATCCAGATGCAGATCGTTATCGAATAGCAGTAGATAGAAAAAGAATGCGATATCAGTTTTGGCATTTGCTTGCTGCATTAGAAAAATTGCCCAATCAAGATAGAGCGGATCGTCTTTGTCAACTTGCTTGTGAAGGAGGACTTGAATGCAACCGAGGTGTTGCGGACGTCATAGATCGTATTTATAAACAGATCTTTTTTCCAGATGATTTTGAAGATGATTATGGAGATTTAATGGGGGTTGTACACCGATATTTAAGACGTAAGAGAAAAGAATTTTTTTGGCAAAAAATCCAGGAATTAAGGGAAGAAGCATTATTGTCATTACAATTTCTTCTCATAGACGGGGTTGATAGAGTGATGCTTTCTTCAATGGATGTACATGTGAAAAATTTAATATTAAAACAATTTTTAAATCTCAAAATAGAGGATGTAGATTTAATAGAAAATTATGTAATTCCTCAATTAGCAATAGTAGATCCATATTTCTTTTATGATTCGGAAATGGCAAAGAGCCGTGTAACAAAACATATGGAAGTTTACTATTTTAATGTACTTCCAGAACTTTTAAAAG harbors:
- the ankX_1 gene encoding Phosphocholine transferase AnkX gives rise to the protein MVERCSNLNHASLETENISTDKDSESTNRWGSQILKNAGLNDLSFNSLKEKTISILIRVNSFASSFDDFIDWFFNGTVDKNNIDDWLQSAKVGNLHRILKYIELGIDVEVANETNQTAIHFAVEHENIEALKALLKVGANIEKTDLKGNTPLIKAINTFQFGHECIQILVNSKANLNITNKIGESLIYLAVKRGRTDMLKTLIKAGIDIEKTDFKGNTPLLEVIDDYHIPNRIELVQILIDAKANLNAANNEGNTSLHIAAKSGTFSLVKLLIQSKANINAKNKSSLTPLFLAVFEKKFTIIKQLLEAGADVRIRTSKPIHTRIIEYRSGTYMPLIYNERIEKNSSILDFAKQVHASSEIQNLLIEYGAQN